The Pygocentrus nattereri isolate fPygNat1 chromosome 2, fPygNat1.pri, whole genome shotgun sequence genome has a window encoding:
- the LOC108440104 gene encoding uncharacterized protein LOC108440104: MTGDSDMEIVDSADHNAASQNNNAPNEIGALVEVTFQKNPHQEQKYLEAEPKALGLTQIMLSLFVISISIVASKRNVYIMVPYGITCSLSTLGIIAGSVAIAAQNLHLPKLKACLVMQILTCAAAGVCFIINLVVTVDMGLVYGCWQYNHENTTLHQDLCERMLEAHSHLVGLKMLCQAAQVAISATLAAFCCKVIQCCSPRASMPMIVVNAPTAPH, from the exons ATGACAG GTGACAGTGACATGGAGATTGTTGACTCAGCTGACCATAATGCTGCATCCCAAAACAATAATGCTCCAAATGAAATAGGAGCACTGGTGGAGGTCACCTTTCAGAAAAACCCCCATCAAGAACAGAAGTACTTGGAGGCAGAGCCCAAAGCTTTAGGG CTAACCCAGATTATGCTGAGTCTCTTTGTCATAAGTATATCAATTGTAGCTTCTAaaagaaatgtatatataatggtTCCATACGGTATCACCTGCAGCCTCTCTACACTT GGAATAATAGCTGGTAGCGTGGCGATAGCTGCACAGAATCTTCATCTTCCTAAA CTGAAGGCCTGTTTGGTAATGCAGATATTGACATGTGCAGCGGCAGGGGTCTGCTTCATTATCAATTTGGTGGTAACAGTCGACATGGGTTTGGTTTACGGCTGCTGGCAGTATAACCATGAAAATACAACTTTGCACCAAGATCTCTGTGAAAGAATGCTG GAGGCACATTCACATCTGGTAGGACTCAAAATGCTATGTCAGGCAGCTCAGGTTGCCATCTCTGCCACCTTAGCTGCATTCTGCTGCAAAGTGATTCAGTGCTGCTCACCCCGGGCTAGCATG CCCATGATTGTTGTGAACGCACCCACAGCTCCTCACTGA
- the LOC108440106 gene encoding uncharacterized protein LOC108440106 isoform X2: MEIVDSADHNAASQNDNATNEIGALVEVTFQKNPHQEQKYLEAEPKALGLTQIMLSLFAISISIVASYRNEYIIIPYSITCSLSTLGIIAGSVAIAAQNLHLPKLKACLVMQILTCVAAGVCFIINLVVTVDMGSVYACWQYNYENSTLHQDLCERMLEAHSHLVGLKMLCQAAQVAISATLAAFCCKVIQCCSPRASMPMIVVNAPTAPH, from the exons ATGGAGATTGTTGACTCAGCTGACCATAATGCTGCATCCCAAAACGATAATGCCACAAATGAAATAGGAGCACTGGTGGAGGTCACCTTTCAGAAAAACCCCCATCAAGAACAGAAGTACTTGGAGGCAGAGCCCAAAGCTTTAGGG CTAACCCAGATTATGCTGAGTCTCTTTGCCATAAGTATATCAATTGTAGCTTCTTACAGAAATGAATATATAATCATTCCATACAGTATCACCTGCAGCCTCTCTACACTT GGAATAATAGCTGGTAGCGTGGCGATAGCTGCACAGAATCTTCATCTTCCTAAA CTGAAGGCCTGTTTGGTAATGCAGATATTGACATGTGTCGCGGCAGGGGTCTGCTTCATTATCAATTTGGTGGTAACAGTCGACATGGGTTCGGTTTACGCCTGCTGGCAGTATAACTATGAAAATTCAACTTTGCACCAAGATCTCTGTGAAAGAATGCTG GAGGCACATTCACATCTGGTAGGACTCAAAATGCTATGTCAGGCAGCTCAGGTTGCCATCTCTGCCACCTTAGCTGCATTCTGCTGCAAAGTGATTCAGTGCTGCTCACCCCGGGCTAGCATG CCCATGATTGTTGTGAACGCACCCACAGCTCCTCACTGA
- the LOC108440106 gene encoding uncharacterized protein LOC108440106 isoform X1 produces MTGDGDMEIVDSADHNAASQNDNATNEIGALVEVTFQKNPHQEQKYLEAEPKALGLTQIMLSLFAISISIVASYRNEYIIIPYSITCSLSTLGIIAGSVAIAAQNLHLPKLKACLVMQILTCVAAGVCFIINLVVTVDMGSVYACWQYNYENSTLHQDLCERMLEAHSHLVGLKMLCQAAQVAISATLAAFCCKVIQCCSPRASMPMIVVNAPTAPH; encoded by the exons GTGACGGTGACATGGAGATTGTTGACTCAGCTGACCATAATGCTGCATCCCAAAACGATAATGCCACAAATGAAATAGGAGCACTGGTGGAGGTCACCTTTCAGAAAAACCCCCATCAAGAACAGAAGTACTTGGAGGCAGAGCCCAAAGCTTTAGGG CTAACCCAGATTATGCTGAGTCTCTTTGCCATAAGTATATCAATTGTAGCTTCTTACAGAAATGAATATATAATCATTCCATACAGTATCACCTGCAGCCTCTCTACACTT GGAATAATAGCTGGTAGCGTGGCGATAGCTGCACAGAATCTTCATCTTCCTAAA CTGAAGGCCTGTTTGGTAATGCAGATATTGACATGTGTCGCGGCAGGGGTCTGCTTCATTATCAATTTGGTGGTAACAGTCGACATGGGTTCGGTTTACGCCTGCTGGCAGTATAACTATGAAAATTCAACTTTGCACCAAGATCTCTGTGAAAGAATGCTG GAGGCACATTCACATCTGGTAGGACTCAAAATGCTATGTCAGGCAGCTCAGGTTGCCATCTCTGCCACCTTAGCTGCATTCTGCTGCAAAGTGATTCAGTGCTGCTCACCCCGGGCTAGCATG CCCATGATTGTTGTGAACGCACCCACAGCTCCTCACTGA